In a genomic window of Myotis daubentonii chromosome X, mMyoDau2.1, whole genome shotgun sequence:
- the UBE2A gene encoding ubiquitin-conjugating enzyme E2 A isoform X2, giving the protein MSTPARRRLMRDFKRLQEDPPAGVSGAPSENNIMVWNAVIFGPEGTPFEDVYADGSICLDILQNRWSPTYDVSSILTSIQSLLDEPNPNSPANSQAAQLYQENKREYEKRVSAIVEQSWRDC; this is encoded by the exons ATGTCTACCCCGGCTCGGCGGCGTCTCATGCGGGACTTCAAGAG GTTACAGGAGGATCCTCCTGCTGGAGTCAGTGGGGCCCCGTCAGAGAACAACATAATGGTTTGGAACGCGGTCATTTTCGG GCCCGAAGGGACCCCATTTGAGGATG TCTATGCAGATGGTAGTATATGTCTGGACATACTTCAGAATCGCTGGAGTCCAACTTATGATGTGTCTTCCATTTTAACATCAATACAG TCTCTATTGGATGAGCCCAATCCCAATAGTCCAGCAAACAGCCAGGCTGCTCAGCTGTATCAAGAGAACAAGCGGGAATATGAGAAACGTGTTTCTGCGATAGTAGAACAGAGCTGGCGTGATTGTTGA
- the UBE2A gene encoding ubiquitin-conjugating enzyme E2 A isoform X1, whose translation MSTPARRRLMRDFKRLQEDPPAGVSGAPSENNIMVWNAVIFGPEGTPFEDGTFKLIIEFTEEYPNKPPTVRFVSKMFHPNVYADGSICLDILQNRWSPTYDVSSILTSIQSLLDEPNPNSPANSQAAQLYQENKREYEKRVSAIVEQSWRDC comes from the exons ATGTCTACCCCGGCTCGGCGGCGTCTCATGCGGGACTTCAAGAG GTTACAGGAGGATCCTCCTGCTGGAGTCAGTGGGGCCCCGTCAGAGAACAACATAATGGTTTGGAACGCGGTCATTTTCGG GCCCGAAGGGACCCCATTTGAGGATG GAACATTTAAGCTTATAATAGAATTCACTGAGGAATATCCAAATAAACCACCTACGGTTAGATTTGTCTCTAAGATGTTTCATCCAAATG TCTATGCAGATGGTAGTATATGTCTGGACATACTTCAGAATCGCTGGAGTCCAACTTATGATGTGTCTTCCATTTTAACATCAATACAG TCTCTATTGGATGAGCCCAATCCCAATAGTCCAGCAAACAGCCAGGCTGCTCAGCTGTATCAAGAGAACAAGCGGGAATATGAGAAACGTGTTTCTGCGATAGTAGAACAGAGCTGGCGTGATTGTTGA
- the NKRF gene encoding NF-kappa-B-repressing factor isoform X2, which translates to MEKILQMAEGIDIGEMPSYDLMLSKPSKGHKRHLSTYDGQNPPKKQAGSKFHVRPRFEPVHFVASSSKDFERQEDPYGSQTKEVNEQTHFARMPRNIYQDYTQDSFSAQDGNSQYCDSAGFLFTKDQPVTSNMYFDRGNPASSSTAQQANLQSAPEPSLSQTFPESVVAEKQYFIEKLTATIWSNLSNPEMTSGSDKINYTYMLTRCIQACKTNPEYIYVPLKEIPPADIPKNKKLLTDGYACEVRCQNIYLTTGYAGSKNGSRDRATELAVKLLQKRIEVRVIRRKFKHTFGEDLVVCQIGMPSYDFPPALKPPEELVVLAKDASGQPIYNASAKHWTNFVLTENANDAIGILNNSASFNKMSVEYKYEMMPNRTWRCRVFLQDHCLAEGYGTKKTSKHAAADEALKILQKTQPTYPSVKSSQCQAGSSPKGSGKKKDIKDLVVYENSSNPVCTMNDTAQFNRMTVEYVYERMTGLRWKCKVILESEVIAEAVGVKKTVKYEAAGEAVKILKKTQPTVINNLKKGAIEDVISRNEIQGRSAEEAYKQQIKEDNIGNQLLRKMGWTGGGLGKSGEGIREPISVKEQHKREGLGLDVERVNKIAKRDIEQIIRNYARSESHSDLTFSTELTNDERKQIHQIAQKYGLKSKSHGVGHDRYLVVGRKRRKEDLLDQLKQEGQVGHYELVMPQAN; encoded by the exons ATGGAAAAAATTCTCCAAATGGCTGAAGGTATTGATATTGGGGAGATGCCTTCATATGATCTGATGCTGTCCAAACCTTCTAAGGGTCATAAACGTCACCTCTCAACATATGATG GTCAAAATCCTCCTAAAAAGCAAGCCGGTTCCAAATTCCATGTGAGACCTCGTTTTGAGCCTGTACATTTTGTAGCTAGTAGTTCAAAAGATTTTGAAAGACAGGAAGATCCTTATGGCTCTCAAACAAAGGAGGTAAATGAACAAACACATTTTGCCAGAATGCCAAGAAACATCTACCAAGATTATACTCAAGACTCTTTCAGTGCACAAGATGGGAATTCTCAGTATTGTGATTCAGCAGGATTTCTTTTCACAAAAGACCAGCCTGTAACATCCAACATGTATTTTGACCGTGGGAACCCTGCCTCAagcagcacagcacagcaggcaAACTTGCAGTCAGCTCCTGAGCCCTCACTATCACAGACATTTCCTGAGTCAGTGGTAGCTGAGAAGcagtattttattgaaaaattaacAGCGACCATCTGGAGCAACCTTTCTAATCCAGAGATGACTTCCGGATCTGATAAAATTAATTATACATACATGTTAACTCGTTGTATTCAGGCATGTAAGACAAATCCTGAGTATATATATGTTCCTTTAAAAGAAATCCCCCCTGCTGACatccctaaaaataaaaaacttctgacAGATGGTTATGCTTGTGAAGTTAGATGCCAAAATATCTACTTAACTACAGGGTATGCTGGCAGCAAGAATGGGTCCAGGGATCGAGCTACTGAGCTAGCTGTAAAACTCTTGCAGAAGCGTATTGAAGTTAGGGTTATCCGGCGGAAATTCAAACACACATTTGGAGAGGACCTTGTGGTGTGTCAGATTGGCATGCCTTCGTATGACTTTCCTCCAGCTCTGAAGCCGCCAGAAGAGCTGGTGGTGTTGGCTAAGGATGCCTCTGGGCAGCCAATTTATAATGCTTCTGCCAAACACTGGACCAATTTTGTCCTTACAGAAAATGCAAACGATGCTATTGGTATCCTTAACAATTCCGCCTCATTCAACAAAATGTCAGTTGAATACAAATATGAGATGATGCCAAACCGCACATGGCGTTGTCGAGTGTTTTTGCAAGATCATTGCTTAGCTGAAGGttatggaaccaaaaaaacaaGTAAACATGCAGCTGCTGATGAGGCTTTGAAAATCCTTCAAAAAACACAACCCACTTACCCATCTGTCAAAAGTTCACAATGCCAAGCAGGCTCTTCACCCAAGGGATCTGGCAAGAAGAAAGATATAAAGGATCTTGTAGTTTATGAGAATTCTTCAAATCCTGTGTGCACGATGAACGACACAGCTCAGTTTAACCGCATGACAGTTGAATACGTCTATGAAAGAATGACAGGCCTCCGATGGAAATGCAAGGTGATTCTGGAGAGTGAAGTCATTGCAGAAGCAGTTGGGGTGAAGAAAACTGTCAAATATGAAGCTGCTGGGGAAGCTGTGAAAATCCTCAAGAAGACCCAGCCGACTGTCATTAACAACTTGAAGAAAGGAGCTATTGAAGATGTGATTTCAAGAAATGAAATTCAGGGCCGCTCAGCAGAGGAGGCTTACAAGCAACAAATCAAAGAAGATAACATAGGGAATCAGCTGTTGAGAAAGATGGGTTGGACGGGTGGTGGTTTAGGTAAATCTGGTGAGGGCATTCGGGAGCCAATCTCTGTCAAAGAGCAGCATAAGCGGGAAGGGCTTGGTCTTGATGTAGAAAGGGTAAACAAAATTGCCAAGAGAGATATTGAACAGATCATCAGAAACTACGCCCGCTCCGAGAGCCACAGCGATTTGACTTTCTCTACAGAGCTGACTAACGACGAGCGGAAGCAAATACATCAAATCGCCCAGAAGTATGGTCTTAAAAGTAAGTCTCATGGGGTAGGCCATGACAGGTACCTGGTGGTAGGTAGAAAAAGACGGAAGGAAGACCTACTAGATCAGCTCAAACAGGAAGGCCAAGTGGGGCATTATGAGCTTGTGATGCCTCAAGCAAATTGA